In Bradyrhizobium erythrophlei, a single genomic region encodes these proteins:
- a CDS encoding DUF1932 domain-containing protein produces the protein MTPLSSDPREWNVGLIGYGEVGRILAEDLRQQDIKVTAYDIKLRSDQSGKPLRDHARQHGVALTASHADLAAQSDLLVSAVTASQAVPVAKACAEAVKRGAWYLDFNSASPGAKQRAAAMIDSAGARYVEGAVMTSVPPLRLKVPLLLGGGDAAALAPHLVELGFAAKVASDRLGVASAVKMCRSVMIKGLEAMVIESFTTARAYGVEDAVLVSLKETFPGIDWEKQGAYFFQRVIEHGRRRSEEVREVAETVREIGLEPWSSQGTAERQAFIADLADQGLFGERGTEEFARAADWRTEADRIIGDIAAKKKAKKD, from the coding sequence ATGACTCCCCTATCGAGCGATCCGAGAGAATGGAACGTCGGCCTGATCGGCTATGGCGAAGTCGGCCGCATCCTTGCCGAGGACCTGCGCCAGCAGGACATCAAGGTCACAGCCTACGACATCAAGCTGCGCAGCGACCAGTCGGGCAAACCTTTACGCGACCACGCCCGGCAACATGGCGTCGCGCTCACGGCTTCGCATGCGGATTTGGCCGCGCAATCCGATCTTCTCGTCTCGGCGGTGACCGCAAGCCAGGCCGTGCCGGTTGCCAAAGCGTGCGCCGAGGCTGTCAAGCGCGGCGCGTGGTATCTCGATTTCAACTCGGCCTCGCCCGGCGCCAAGCAGCGCGCGGCGGCCATGATCGACAGCGCCGGCGCCCGCTATGTCGAGGGCGCGGTGATGACATCCGTGCCGCCTCTCCGCTTGAAGGTGCCGCTGTTGCTCGGCGGCGGCGATGCGGCGGCGTTGGCGCCGCACCTGGTCGAGCTGGGCTTTGCCGCCAAGGTGGCGAGCGACCGGCTCGGCGTCGCCTCGGCCGTGAAGATGTGCCGCAGCGTGATGATCAAGGGGCTGGAGGCCATGGTGATCGAGAGCTTCACCACCGCGCGCGCCTATGGCGTCGAGGATGCGGTGCTGGTGTCGCTGAAAGAGACCTTCCCCGGCATCGACTGGGAAAAGCAAGGCGCCTATTTCTTCCAGCGTGTGATCGAACATGGCAGGCGACGCAGCGAGGAAGTGCGCGAGGTCGCCGAGACCGTGCGCGAGATCGGTCTCGAGCCATGGTCGTCGCAAGGCACCGCCGAGCGCCAGGCCTTTATCGCTGATCTCGCCGACCAGGGCCTGTTCGGCGAACGCGGGACAGAAGAATTCGCACGAGCGGCCGACTGGCGCACGGAAGCGGACCGGATCATCGGTGACATCGCCGCCAAGAAAAAAGCAAAGAAAGACTGA
- a CDS encoding YeaH/YhbH family protein — protein sequence MFIVDRRLNPGSKSLENRQRFLRRAKALVQGAVKKTSEGRDIKDVLEGGEVSIPLDGMHEPRFRTEGGTRDRVLPGNKKFVEGDIIERPKGGGGRGSQPGEGDSEDDFRFVLSRDEFVNLFLDDLELPDLAKRKLAEVESEGLQRAGYSTSGSPANISVKRTVQLALARRVALRRPKPEQIAELEAECEACTDEKRRAELLAELDSLRAKAKRIPFIDPIDIRFRRFETVPKPVAQAVMFCLMDVSGSMTEHMKDLAKRFYMLLYVFLTRRYRHVEIVFVRHTDRAEEVDEETFFHGPASGGTMVSSALQAMSDIVRSRFRPADWNIYAAQASDGDNSIADSALTGRLLTENILPISQFFAYLEVGEASGSTFEMPDSSLWTLYQRLRSEGAPLSMRKVNNRSEIFPVFHDLFQRRSAQEKAAS from the coding sequence ATGTTCATAGTCGATCGGCGGCTCAATCCAGGCTCGAAGAGCCTGGAAAACCGGCAACGCTTCCTGCGCCGCGCCAAGGCGCTGGTTCAGGGAGCCGTGAAGAAAACCTCCGAAGGCCGGGACATCAAGGATGTCCTGGAAGGCGGCGAGGTCTCGATCCCGCTCGACGGGATGCACGAGCCTCGTTTTCGGACCGAAGGCGGCACGCGCGACCGCGTGCTGCCCGGCAACAAGAAATTCGTCGAAGGCGATATCATCGAGCGCCCGAAGGGCGGCGGCGGCCGGGGCTCGCAGCCGGGCGAGGGCGACAGCGAAGACGATTTCCGCTTCGTGCTGTCGCGCGACGAATTCGTCAACCTGTTCCTCGATGATCTCGAATTACCCGATCTCGCCAAGCGCAAGCTTGCCGAAGTCGAAAGCGAGGGCTTGCAGCGCGCCGGCTATTCGACGTCGGGCTCGCCCGCCAACATCTCGGTGAAGCGCACCGTGCAATTGGCGCTGGCGCGCCGCGTGGCGTTGCGGCGGCCGAAGCCGGAGCAGATCGCCGAGCTTGAGGCGGAGTGCGAGGCTTGCACCGACGAGAAGCGCCGCGCCGAGCTTCTCGCCGAACTCGATAGCTTAAGAGCCAAGGCCAAGCGCATTCCCTTCATCGATCCGATCGACATTCGCTTCCGGCGCTTCGAGACCGTGCCGAAGCCGGTCGCGCAGGCGGTGATGTTCTGCCTGATGGATGTGTCGGGCTCGATGACCGAGCACATGAAGGACCTCGCCAAGCGGTTCTACATGCTGCTCTACGTGTTTCTCACTCGCCGCTACCGCCATGTCGAAATCGTCTTCGTCCGCCACACCGATCGCGCCGAGGAGGTGGACGAGGAAACCTTCTTCCATGGACCGGCCTCCGGCGGCACCATGGTGTCAAGCGCGTTGCAGGCGATGAGCGACATCGTGCGCTCGCGCTTCCGTCCCGCCGACTGGAACATCTATGCGGCGCAGGCTTCCGACGGCGACAACTCGATCGCCGACAGCGCGCTCACTGGGCGGCTGTTGACCGAGAATATCCTGCCCATCAGCCAGTTCTTCGCCTATCTCGAGGTGGGCGAGGCGAGCGGCTCGACCTTCGAGATGCCGGACTCCTCGCTGTGGACGCTGTACCAGCGCCTGCGCAGCGAAGGCGCGCCGCTCTCGATGCGCAAGGTCAATAACCGCAGCGAGATATTTCCGGTGTTCCACGATCTGTTCCAGCGTCGCAGTGCCCAGGAGAAAGCCGCTTCATGA
- a CDS encoding amidohydrolase family protein, which yields MAKFEKTPGWLDWYAGPAKPRFKLPAGAVDAHCHVFGPGDQFAFAPERKYTPCDASKDQLFALRDHLGFSRNVIVQATCHGADNSAVVDALRAANGKARGIATVKRNITDAELQALHAAGIRGVRFNFVKRLVDFTPKDELMEIAGRIAKLGWHVVIYFEAVDLPELIDFFTSLPTTIVVDHMGRPDVTKPVDGPEFARFVDFMQRHNNVWSKVSCPERLSVSGPPALNGEQNAYQDVIPFAKTLIETFPDRVLWGTDWPHPNLKGHMPDDGLLVDFIPHIAATPELQQKLLAGNPMRLYWPEEA from the coding sequence ATGGCCAAATTCGAGAAAACCCCCGGCTGGCTCGACTGGTACGCCGGCCCCGCAAAGCCGCGCTTCAAATTGCCCGCAGGCGCGGTCGATGCGCATTGCCATGTGTTCGGGCCCGGCGACCAATTCGCGTTTGCGCCGGAGCGAAAATATACGCCCTGCGACGCCTCGAAGGACCAGCTCTTTGCATTGCGCGATCATCTCGGCTTCTCGCGCAACGTGATCGTGCAGGCAACCTGTCACGGCGCCGACAATTCCGCCGTCGTCGATGCGTTGCGCGCGGCGAACGGCAAGGCGCGCGGCATTGCCACGGTGAAGCGAAATATCACCGATGCCGAATTGCAGGCGTTGCACGCGGCCGGTATTCGCGGCGTGCGCTTCAACTTCGTCAAGCGGCTGGTGGATTTCACGCCCAAGGACGAGTTGATGGAGATCGCGGGGCGCATCGCCAAACTCGGCTGGCATGTCGTGATCTATTTCGAGGCGGTCGATCTGCCGGAGCTGATCGATTTCTTCACCAGCCTGCCGACGACCATCGTGGTCGACCACATGGGCAGACCTGATGTCACCAAGCCCGTGGACGGGCCGGAATTCGCCCGGTTCGTGGACTTCATGCAACGCCACAATAACGTGTGGTCGAAGGTCAGCTGCCCGGAACGGTTGTCCGTTTCGGGGCCGCCCGCGCTAAACGGCGAACAGAATGCCTACCAGGACGTCATCCCGTTTGCGAAAACGCTGATCGAAACCTTCCCCGACCGCGTCCTGTGGGGCACGGACTGGCCCCATCCCAACCTGAAAGGCCACATGCCGGACGACGGCCTGCTCGTTGACTTTATCCCGCACATCGCAGCGACCCCCGAGTTGCAACAGAAGCTGCTCGCCGGTAATCCGATGCGGCTGTATTGGCCGGAGGAAGCCTGA
- a CDS encoding SpoVR family protein produces the protein MSETHERLFEGADWDFQQLQRIHDACQEIAHGELGLETYPNQIEIITAEQMLDAYSSSGMPLFYKHWSFGKRFAHHETFYRKGLMGLAYEIVINSSPCISYLMEENTATMQTLVIAHAAFGHNHFFKNNYLFKQWTDAEGILDYLDFAKGYIASCEDRYGTRAVEMTLDAAHALMSHGIDRYPGKKGLDLRQEEKRSRERREHEQSVFNDLWRTVPTGPAKSAEILNSERRRALLGLPQENILYFLEKTAPRLHPWQRELLRIVRHIAQYFYPQSQTKVMNEGTATYVHYRIMNRLHSQGRLTDGNFLEFLQSHTNVVFQPEFDDQRFSDFNPYALGFAMMQDIERIVTAPDDEDREWFPDIAGRGDVMGVLRDVWANYRDESFVSQFLSPRLIRSWRMFHLHDDPEFSEGIQVDAIHDARGYRRIRRELARQYDVGFIDPNIEVMDVDLAGDRRLMLRHVVVKGAQLNETDARRVLQHLADLWTYDVSLVEVDAKDNVLKEYVISPRAVAIAA, from the coding sequence ATGAGCGAGACCCACGAACGGCTGTTCGAAGGCGCCGATTGGGATTTCCAGCAGTTGCAGCGTATCCACGATGCTTGCCAGGAGATCGCGCATGGCGAGCTTGGTCTGGAAACCTATCCGAACCAGATCGAGATCATCACCGCCGAACAGATGCTGGATGCGTATTCTTCCTCCGGCATGCCGCTGTTCTACAAGCACTGGTCGTTCGGCAAGCGTTTCGCCCATCACGAGACCTTCTATCGCAAGGGGCTGATGGGGCTTGCCTATGAGATCGTGATCAACTCCTCACCGTGCATCTCCTACCTGATGGAGGAGAACACCGCGACGATGCAGACGCTGGTGATCGCGCACGCCGCCTTCGGTCATAACCACTTCTTCAAGAACAATTACCTGTTCAAGCAGTGGACCGACGCCGAAGGCATTCTGGACTATCTCGATTTCGCCAAGGGCTATATCGCAAGCTGCGAAGATCGCTACGGGACGCGCGCGGTCGAGATGACGCTCGATGCCGCGCATGCGCTGATGTCGCATGGCATCGACCGTTATCCCGGCAAGAAGGGCCTCGACCTTCGGCAGGAGGAAAAACGCTCCCGTGAACGCCGCGAGCACGAGCAGAGCGTGTTCAACGATCTCTGGCGCACGGTGCCGACGGGACCCGCCAAGAGCGCCGAGATCCTGAATTCGGAGCGCCGGCGCGCGCTGCTCGGTTTGCCGCAGGAGAACATTCTCTACTTCCTGGAGAAGACCGCGCCGCGCCTGCATCCCTGGCAGCGCGAACTGTTGCGCATCGTGCGCCATATAGCGCAGTACTTCTATCCGCAGAGCCAGACCAAGGTGATGAACGAGGGCACGGCGACTTACGTGCACTATCGCATCATGAATCGGCTGCACAGCCAAGGCCGGCTCACCGACGGCAATTTCCTCGAATTCCTGCAATCCCACACCAACGTGGTGTTCCAGCCGGAATTCGACGACCAGCGCTTCTCCGATTTCAATCCGTATGCGCTCGGTTTTGCCATGATGCAGGATATCGAGCGCATCGTGACGGCGCCTGACGACGAGGACCGCGAGTGGTTTCCGGACATCGCAGGCCGAGGCGACGTGATGGGCGTGCTGCGCGATGTGTGGGCCAACTATCGCGACGAAAGCTTCGTCAGCCAGTTCCTGTCTCCGAGATTGATTCGGAGCTGGCGGATGTTTCATCTGCACGACGATCCGGAATTTTCCGAAGGCATCCAGGTCGATGCGATTCACGATGCGCGCGGCTATCGCCGCATTCGCCGCGAACTGGCGCGGCAATACGACGTCGGCTTCATCGATCCCAATATCGAGGTGATGGATGTCGATCTCGCCGGCGATCGCCGCCTGATGCTTCGCCATGTGGTAGTGAAGGGCGCGCAGCTCAACGAGACCGACGCAAGGCGCGTGCTCCAGCATCTCGCGGATCTCTGGACCTACGACGTCTCCCTGGTTGAGGTCGACGCCAAGGACAACGTCCTGAAGGAGTACGTGATTAGCCCGCGTGCCGTCGCGATCGCGGCCTAA